Genomic window (Paenibacillus sp. PK3_47):
GATCATTCAAATTGACCATACGTGCCACATAGAAGAGGGCCTGCTCTGCCAGGCTCTTGGCCTTTGGTTTATTCATCAGGACGGACAGTGCGGGATCGACCGGCGCTTTCAGCAGAGCGGAAGCCAGAATGAGTGTCTGGCCGCCGATGATATCATAGTTGTACCGGTGCAGCAGCGCCGTCAGGGCCGTGCAATCGGGCTTTTGCGCAAGCAGCTGCTTAATATCGAGCAGCCATCTCAGCCTTGACCAGGCATGCCTTGCCCCGTGTGCAGCCAGGAAGAGGAATAAATCCTCCCTGCCCAGAAAATACACATGCTCGCCAAGGGGGCTGCGCCGCGCCCGGCTCCATAATTCCTCAAAGTCCGGTTCTGTGGAAGGACCCGGGCCCATTCTCCAGTGCAGTTCAATTTTTATATTTTTACCGGGGTGATTGTATGTATAATGATGCTCCCGCCACTTCCAGTCGCCTAGAATGCTCTCGAAATCCTCAACTTTAACATATCCTTCGGCAGCCATCAGCATATCAGCCTCAGCCAGGCGCTCCAGCGGAACCATGAAATCAAGGTCGCGCGAGGTGCGCTGTGAAATGTCGCCGTACAAATCCTGGGCAAGCACCGGGCCTTTCAGGAACAGGGAACGGATACCCAGTCCGGCCAGCTGACTGCTGATATGGGCCATTTCGCCGCTGAGATGGAGCATTTGCACCGTATTCCGGCGGTATTCCCACTTTAACCGTTCCAGAACTGCCGCGGGAACGGCTGTAAATTCTTTTGGCGTCCGGCTAAGCTTGGGATATAAAAAAGGGTACACCCGGTGATGCAGGGACAGCCGGATGAACAGCTCCCAGTCCAGATCCTTGAACAGCTCGGGATTCCGCTCTGCGGCTTTTTCGGTGCTTTCGGTGGTAAGCAGGGTAACAAGGAGCAGCAATTCCTTGGAAAAGCTCCCCGTATCCAGGGTATGCTGATCAGTCATAGAGATTCTCCTTTTGCAATAGTGAACTGGCATGGATTGGTTGTTCGGAATAGAGAACGGTAATCTACTGTGAGCGTAACACCAGTTAGAGAAAAATGTCAATTTGTTGCGCGGCGTGTTAGAGTATAAGGGGACTACTACTTATTAAACAATTATTACAGTTCATACGCTGCCGGTTTTATTTTTCAATTTCCTCTTTGTATGCTACGATATGTACTCCCCCATAGTACGAATAAGAGGAGTGATTCTCTGTCCATGACTGCCCATTGGAAAAGAAACATTATTCTCTTCATGACCAGCCAGACGATTTCCCTGTTTGGCTCCTCGCTTGTGCAGTATGCGATTCTCTGGTATATCACCCTGAACACCCAGTCCGGTATTATGATGACGATTTCGATTCTGTGCGGATTTTTGCCGACGTTTGTGCTGTCTCCTTTCGCCGGAGTATGGGCAGACCGTTACAGCCGCAAACTGCTGATTGTGCTCTCCGATTCGATTATTGCGCTCTCAACCCTGATTCTCGCCGTGCTGTTTCTGATGGGCTACGATGATATGTGGCTGCTGTTTGTGGTTTCTGCAGTGCGTGCGCTTGGTGCGGGTGTGCAGACTCCCGCTGTAGGCGCAATGCTGCCGCAGCTGGTGCCGGAAGATCAGCTTACGCGGATCAACGGGCTTAACGGCAGTATTCAGGCGATGGTCATGCTGCTCTCCCCGATGCTCAGCGGCGCGCTGCTCTCGATGGCCAGCATTGAAGCGATATTTTTTATTGATGTCATTACGGCGGCGGTTGCCGTCTCGACGATGCTGATTTTTGTACGTGTGCCGCTGCACACCAAAGCTGCCGCCAAGCAGGCGATAAGCTATCTGCAGGATCTGAGCCTCGGATTTAACTACATTAAAGGGCACCGCTATATCCAGAATTTTTTTATTTTTTGCGCCTTTTTCTTTGTGCTGGCTGCACCGGCTGCTTTTCTGACTCCGCTGCAGGTTACAAGAACCTTCGGGGATGACATCTGGCGGCTGACTGCCATTGAAATAGCCTTTTCCATCGGCATGATGCTGGGCGGTCTGATTATGTCGGTCTGGCCGGGCTTCCGCAACCGCGTGCATACGATGACCCTATCCTCTCTGGCATTTGGGGTGTGCACCTTTGCGCTTGGGGTGATTCCGGATTTCTGGATTTATCTTGGCGTTATGGGCGTGACCGGGCTTGCCATGCCTTTCTTCAATACACCGTCCACAGTACTGCTGCAGGAAAAGGTGGAGCCGGATTATCTGGGCAGGGTGTTTGGCGTGCTCGGGATGATCTCAAGCTCCATGATGCCGCTGGGCATGCTGGTGTTCGGACCGCTGGCTGACAGCGTGCGGGTGGAATGGCTGCTGATGATTTCCGGAGTGCTGTTGTTTATTCAGGGATTTTTCCTGCTGGGCAACAAAGTGCTGATCGAAGCAGGTAAGCCTGCAGCTGCTGTTAAAACTGATCCATAGATCACTGTAAAGGAGCGGACGTTCTGCTTATGGAGGCATTGCAGGATATACCGGGTTCGGAGGACTGGGTGACGGTGGAGCCTGTGCTCAAAGGCTGGTCCAGCGATCAAAAGTATTATATTGAAGACAAGGCCGGCCGCAAACTGCTGCTGAGGCTTTCTTCAGCCCGGGCATTAGAGGGAAAACGTGCTGAATTTGAAGTTGTTAAGCTGTTTAACCAGCTGGATTTTCCGATGTCACAGGCGATAGATTGTGGCGTATGCAGTAAAGGGAAATATACCTATATGCTGCTTACCTGGGTGGAAGGACGTCCGCTCGAAGGGAAACTGGCGGACCTTGATCCGGGAGAACAGTACCGTTTGGGTGAGGAAGCCGGAAGAATGCTGAAGCAGCTGCATTCACTTCCGTGTGCCGGTACACCGGATGAATGGGAGCAGGCGATGCAGGCCAAAATTCTGAGGCGGATCCAGGAATATGAAGAGTGCCCTTACCGGGTGGAAGGGGATGGGCAGGCGATAGCTTTTGTCAAAAAGCATGTCAGTCTTATTCATCAGGTTGCAAAGGTCTATCAGCACGGGGACTTTCACATTGGCAATCTGATTCATACCCCGGAGGGCGGGATAGGCGTCATCGACTTCAACCGCTGGGATATCGGAGATTATGCCGAGGAGTTCTGCAAGCTGCAAATCTTTGACCGTGAGCGCAGCATCCCTTTTGCCCTGGGGAGATTGAAGGGGTATTTCGGCGGGGAGCCTCCTGAAGAGTTCTGGAAAAGACAGGCACTTTACGTTGCTTACGTCTCCTTGTTTTCGATTCAATGGGCCGTTCCCTTCGGGGCTGAGGACATTGAGGGTATGCAGATCCGCTGCAGGCAGGCGCTGGAGGATTACAGGAATTTCACCACATGGATTCCGCGCTGGTATGCCTGATCAATTAATTTGCGTCAAACATTGAAATGGTGGGCCCCGGTACGGTAAAATTGCAATAGATTTAACCAAGAAGGGGACTGTATTGTTTTGAATAATGAAGAATTGAACCAGGAGCTGCCCGAAAATTACGAGGAACTGAAGAAGGCGGCTGGACGCTCTGCGGATTGGAGAGCACGTCTGGCAGCTGTCGAAGAACTCGGCGCTTATAAGCATAAACAGGTTATCGATATCCTTAACCGTCTGATGACCACTGACCCGGTATATACCGTCCAAGAAGCTGCATACCAGAAGCTTGCTGCCTTTGGCGAAGATGTGAAGGTGCCGTCGAAGAACAAAGCCGAGCTGTTCAGAGGCATTCCTAAGATTGTGCTGCGCATCAAGAAGAGCCTGCCGCGGGATCACTCTTATGAAGAGTTCAAGGAAAAGCTGAAGAAGATGAGAATCGACGTCTACGATGCCTATGAAGGTGAGAAGGGCGAAGATTTCGACAAATGGCTGGAGAAGCAGTGGCAATCGGCCACTAAATAGTGAAAAGGCGGATCGGCGGGGACAAGACAGGCCCTGCATGATCCGTTTTTTACAATTAACACATAAAGGATGACATATATGAAAGCCAATATTTCTAATACGCCGCTGGCCCGGCAGTTTGATGAATTCCTGAGACTCTCTGCGGAGCTGCGTCCCGATTATATAGCGAGTCTGGGAGAAGCTGAGGGAGGCGGTACGTCTATCGGTATTCTGGTGCCGGATGCACCGGAGCTTTTGCAGGTTATTTACAGCAGAGTTTCGGGCACCAGCAGTGATGAAGAGGAGCCCAGTCTGATTGAGTTTCTGCCGGGATACCGGTTAATTCATGTTAATGAGTACACGCAGGAGATTGAAGTACTAAATGGTATCCTGAAGGAGAAAGGGCAGCAGGTAGACGGAACGATTTTGCCTATTCTCACGAACTACGGCAGTGACTTTATTTGCTACCATCGTTCAGCGGACGGGACAGAGCGGGTGTGTGATCTGCTGCATGATTACGGTGATCTGGTGGTCATGTACGATTCCCCGGAGAAGTTTCTGGAGACCTTGTGCGAATTCTACAAACAGGAAGTCTATTTCCTGGACGAAGAAGGCTTTTTGGATTGCGATTTGGTAAAAGAGGGCGAGGTAGGCGCAGCTCTGAATCCTGAAGCTGTGTATTGGTCGGAGTAGAATACAGTACCATGCAAAGAGAGCAGCCCGGACCCGGGTCTGCTCTCTTTTTACTGGTACGCCCAGCATGGGCGTCATCTCTAGGGTGAAAGTCCCGAGCGGGGGCTAGCAAGCGCCTACCGTTAGCCAAGGGCAAGGGTGTCTACCGCGAGGTGGAATCTGAAGGAAGCCGGAGGCAAAAGCACGACCTGAGGTACACGAATCCAATTTGAGGCGGTTGCAGCCGGATGAGTCACCTAGACATGACGAAATCCTAAGCTGCCAAGGGCTGCAATCGTAAACTTGGGCAGGTGCGGGCGGAAAGATGACGTTCTTATCTGGGGAGGCCTGTCCGGTATGCAAGGAAAAAAAAAACTTGTAACCGTAACCGAGAGGTTGCGCTGAACGGGCAGGAGTCAGCAGAGGCCATAGTACGTAAACTGTTGC
Coding sequences:
- a CDS encoding nucleotidyltransferase family protein, with product MTDQHTLDTGSFSKELLLLVTLLTTESTEKAAERNPELFKDLDWELFIRLSLHHRVYPFLYPKLSRTPKEFTAVPAAVLERLKWEYRRNTVQMLHLSGEMAHISSQLAGLGIRSLFLKGPVLAQDLYGDISQRTSRDLDFMVPLERLAEADMLMAAEGYVKVEDFESILGDWKWREHHYTYNHPGKNIKIELHWRMGPGPSTEPDFEELWSRARRSPLGEHVYFLGREDLFLFLAAHGARHAWSRLRWLLDIKQLLAQKPDCTALTALLHRYNYDIIGGQTLILASALLKAPVDPALSVLMNKPKAKSLAEQALFYVARMVNLNDPPLEPEVERHYKSYQPAILTPWHRFLHAASFLYPYAADAKTLPLPKPLHVLYFPLRPFLWTYRKLTGSEK
- a CDS encoding MFS transporter, which translates into the protein MTAHWKRNIILFMTSQTISLFGSSLVQYAILWYITLNTQSGIMMTISILCGFLPTFVLSPFAGVWADRYSRKLLIVLSDSIIALSTLILAVLFLMGYDDMWLLFVVSAVRALGAGVQTPAVGAMLPQLVPEDQLTRINGLNGSIQAMVMLLSPMLSGALLSMASIEAIFFIDVITAAVAVSTMLIFVRVPLHTKAAAKQAISYLQDLSLGFNYIKGHRYIQNFFIFCAFFFVLAAPAAFLTPLQVTRTFGDDIWRLTAIEIAFSIGMMLGGLIMSVWPGFRNRVHTMTLSSLAFGVCTFALGVIPDFWIYLGVMGVTGLAMPFFNTPSTVLLQEKVEPDYLGRVFGVLGMISSSMMPLGMLVFGPLADSVRVEWLLMISGVLLFIQGFFLLGNKVLIEAGKPAAAVKTDP
- a CDS encoding phosphotransferase; the encoded protein is MEALQDIPGSEDWVTVEPVLKGWSSDQKYYIEDKAGRKLLLRLSSARALEGKRAEFEVVKLFNQLDFPMSQAIDCGVCSKGKYTYMLLTWVEGRPLEGKLADLDPGEQYRLGEEAGRMLKQLHSLPCAGTPDEWEQAMQAKILRRIQEYEECPYRVEGDGQAIAFVKKHVSLIHQVAKVYQHGDFHIGNLIHTPEGGIGVIDFNRWDIGDYAEEFCKLQIFDRERSIPFALGRLKGYFGGEPPEEFWKRQALYVAYVSLFSIQWAVPFGAEDIEGMQIRCRQALEDYRNFTTWIPRWYA
- a CDS encoding HEAT repeat domain-containing protein; this translates as MNNEELNQELPENYEELKKAAGRSADWRARLAAVEELGAYKHKQVIDILNRLMTTDPVYTVQEAAYQKLAAFGEDVKVPSKNKAELFRGIPKIVLRIKKSLPRDHSYEEFKEKLKKMRIDVYDAYEGEKGEDFDKWLEKQWQSATK